Proteins from a genomic interval of Stenotrophomonas sp. WZN-1:
- a CDS encoding DUF2147 domain-containing protein, whose amino-acid sequence MRNTFKTLLLALPLCLAALSAQAADGAAGRWKTIDDKTGKVKSIVEITQAANGTLTGKVVDILHSDKGPNPVCDGCEGANKNKPVKGMTILWNLKADGANKWSGGTILDPANGKTYKSKMELQPGGTRLDVSGCIAFICRAQTWQRE is encoded by the coding sequence ATGCGCAACACCTTCAAGACCCTGCTGCTGGCACTGCCGTTGTGCCTGGCCGCCCTGTCGGCCCAGGCCGCCGACGGTGCCGCCGGCCGCTGGAAGACCATCGACGACAAGACCGGCAAGGTGAAGTCGATCGTCGAGATCACCCAGGCCGCCAACGGCACGCTGACCGGCAAGGTGGTCGACATCCTGCACTCGGACAAGGGCCCCAACCCGGTCTGCGACGGATGTGAAGGCGCCAACAAGAACAAGCCAGTGAAGGGCATGACCATCCTCTGGAACCTGAAGGCCGACGGCGCCAACAAGTGGTCCGGCGGCACCATCCTCGACCCGGCCAACGGCAAGACCTACAAGTCGAAGATGGAGCTGCAGCCGGGCGGCACCAGGCTGGACGTGTCCGGCTGCATCGCCTTCATCTGCCGCGCGCAGACCTGGCAGCGCGAATAA